The Formosa sp. Hel1_33_131 genome window below encodes:
- a CDS encoding glycosyltransferase family 9 protein — protein MGDVAMTVPVLTAFSNANPTIKLTVLTKKQFTPLFKDLKMVTVLSADFNTTHKGVLGLYRLSKTVRNTHIDAVADLHNVLRTKVLKLFLPGLKFTQIDKGRAEKKALITGKISTPLRTTPQRYADVFRNLGFEFEIDTPSFPTPKPLDTEITKVLGDFSKPVIGIAPFAAYASKTYPISKMDKVIFELQKESKILLFGGGPTETKQLETIASKYSNVGCVAGKFSLDQELDIISNLKVMLSMDSSNGHMAAMLGVKVVTLWGVTHPFAGFAPFHQLATHNLLSDLGKYPKIPTSIYGNNYPEGYELAMQTISVESIIKTVQDTL, from the coding sequence ATGGGAGATGTTGCAATGACCGTTCCGGTACTGACCGCTTTCTCAAACGCAAATCCCACTATTAAACTCACGGTGTTGACCAAAAAACAGTTTACACCACTGTTTAAAGATTTGAAAATGGTGACCGTTCTTTCTGCAGATTTTAACACCACTCACAAAGGAGTTCTTGGATTATATCGACTTTCAAAAACAGTGCGAAACACCCACATAGACGCTGTTGCAGACTTGCACAACGTATTGCGAACAAAGGTTCTAAAACTCTTTTTGCCAGGTCTTAAGTTTACTCAAATAGACAAAGGCCGCGCTGAAAAAAAGGCATTAATCACAGGAAAAATAAGCACGCCATTACGCACAACGCCACAACGCTATGCGGATGTTTTTAGAAATCTAGGTTTTGAATTTGAAATAGACACCCCTTCTTTTCCCACCCCCAAACCATTAGATACTGAAATCACAAAAGTACTTGGAGATTTTTCAAAACCCGTTATTGGAATTGCGCCTTTTGCGGCCTATGCTTCCAAAACCTATCCCATTTCAAAAATGGACAAAGTCATTTTTGAACTCCAAAAAGAGTCGAAAATTTTATTATTCGGAGGGGGACCAACTGAAACCAAACAATTAGAAACCATCGCGTCTAAATATTCAAACGTAGGTTGTGTGGCGGGGAAGTTCAGCTTAGATCAAGAATTAGATATTATTTCTAATTTAAAAGTAATGCTCTCTATGGATTCTAGTAATGGACACATGGCAGCAATGCTTGGGGTAAAAGTAGTGACGCTTTGGGGAGTCACACATCCCTTTGCGGGATTTGCACCGTTTCATCAATTGGCGACCCATAACCTACTATCCGATTTAGGAAAATATCCTAAAATCCCAACATCAATTTACGGAAACAACTATCCAGAAGGGTATGAGTTAGCGATGCAAACCATTTCAGTTGAGAGTATTATAAAAACGGTTCAAGACACGCTTTAA
- a CDS encoding 2Fe-2S iron-sulfur cluster-binding protein, which yields MAQFHSLKIKSILRQTDKAVSITFEVPTTLKTEYTFTAGQYITLKTVIDAKEVRRDYSLSSSPQSESLTVTVKEIEGGVFSSHANRQLKTGDTLEVGTPNGRFVYDSETNKANTIVAFAAGSGITPIMSIARTVLETKTDSTFVLIYGNKSPKETIFHEEILKLQTLYTDRFKVQFIYSETDEEGALFGRIDSGNVNYILKNNITVDDSQKFYLCGPEGMINSVNSILTEKGIEASQILFELFTASAVKSTSTSTNEGESEVTILVDEEEMTLVMSQKQTILEAALANDIDVPYSCQGGVCSSCICRVTEGTATMRQNNILTDNEVAEGLVLSCQAEPTSSTIKVDFDDI from the coding sequence ATGGCTCAATTTCATTCTTTAAAAATAAAATCCATTTTAAGGCAAACCGATAAAGCGGTGAGCATCACTTTTGAGGTTCCAACGACCTTAAAAACTGAATATACTTTTACGGCCGGTCAATACATTACCTTAAAAACAGTGATTGATGCTAAAGAAGTTCGAAGGGATTATTCTTTAAGTTCAAGTCCTCAAAGTGAATCACTGACGGTGACTGTTAAGGAAATTGAAGGTGGTGTGTTTTCGTCCCATGCCAATAGACAGTTAAAAACTGGCGATACTCTAGAGGTTGGCACCCCTAACGGACGTTTTGTTTATGACTCAGAAACCAATAAGGCAAATACTATTGTAGCCTTTGCTGCAGGAAGTGGAATTACGCCGATAATGAGTATTGCTAGAACCGTCTTGGAAACGAAGACCGACAGCACGTTTGTGTTGATTTACGGAAATAAGAGCCCTAAAGAAACTATTTTCCACGAAGAAATTTTAAAACTACAAACACTTTATACCGACCGTTTTAAGGTACAATTTATTTATAGTGAAACCGATGAAGAGGGTGCATTATTTGGTCGTATTGATAGCGGCAACGTTAATTATATTCTTAAAAACAATATTACTGTTGATGATTCTCAGAAGTTTTATTTGTGTGGCCCCGAAGGAATGATCAACTCCGTAAATAGTATTCTAACTGAAAAAGGGATTGAAGCTTCTCAAATTCTATTTGAATTGTTTACAGCTTCCGCGGTAAAATCAACCAGTACAAGTACGAATGAAGGGGAGTCAGAAGTCACGATTCTTGTAGATGAGGAAGAAATGACTTTAGTAATGTCTCAAAAACAAACCATTTTAGAAGCGGCACTCGCCAATGATATTGATGTGCCTTATTCGTGTCAAGGGGGTGTTTGTAGTAGTTGTATCTGTCGGGTGACTGAAGGGACTGCTACGATGCGACAAAATAACATTTTAACAGATAATGAAGTTGCGGAAGGACTGGTTTTAAGCTGTCAAGCAGAGCCAACCTCATCGACGATCAAAGTTGATTTTGACGATATTTAA
- the porW gene encoding type IX secretion system periplasmic lipoprotein PorW/SprE: MKNIFNYIVVGIIIVLTVTSCSRKKDRFLNRAWHSVNTKYNILYNGNVALESGKTSVIAAYKDNYWEILPVERLQITDDIDFRNKAKNLSIELAEVKAVKAIQKHGMNIKGKEKNPQIDEAFMLLGKARYFDNRFIPALEAFNYILFKYPASNNINLAKIWRAKTNLRLQNEDIAIKNLKRLIELEDLSKYDIVEASSTLAQAYITTKALDSAITQLQVASQLTKNNEQRGRLHFIEGQLYSALGKKDSANLAFDKVIDLNRRSPRAYMISAHLEKVKNFDLKNGDKLELQELLEDLETNRENRPFLDKIYHQIAKYQLQNESDSTAISYFNKSLRTNSEDDYLKAVNYQTLGDLNFDYSEYSLAGSYYDSTLLSLKENSKSFRAIKRKRENLEDVIYYESIAQDNDSILSVVAMSDADKEVYFQSYIETLKLEEEVSEKVAASTGNSFGASQNAVTKKGKSFYFYNPTTVAFGKNEFIRIWGDRALETNWRWSSKSAQSDTETTDEIEKAAEAAEEEEQKRYSVDYYLAQIPTEEKVLDSIAKERNFAYYQLGLIYKDKFKEYKRAQNKLEYLLKQNPEERLVLPAKYNLYKLYALLDLKRLQALAKSDIIENFPDSRYAEILLNPESALLNNENSPETLYNNLYAQFELGEYQQVIDGCDLQIIRLDGDQIVPKLELLKVTSKARLFGFEAYKEGLNFVALNYPSSIEGKKAAQMYETVIPQLESVEFVQDSTQTNFKTIFKFEASETDEIKAFDESLSTAIEDIDYFKLSISKDRYDTNTIFVVVHGLKSVQGAFGFAEILKNKNDFIISKPFFGISSKNYQTVQIHKNLEAYLETIN; encoded by the coding sequence TTGAAAAACATTTTTAATTATATAGTTGTTGGGATTATAATAGTCTTAACTGTTACAAGTTGTTCTAGGAAAAAAGATAGATTCCTGAACCGTGCTTGGCATTCCGTAAACACAAAGTACAATATCCTCTATAATGGGAATGTAGCTTTGGAATCGGGAAAAACTTCTGTCATTGCTGCATATAAAGACAATTATTGGGAAATTCTTCCTGTGGAGCGTTTACAAATCACCGATGACATTGATTTCAGGAACAAAGCAAAAAACCTAAGCATTGAACTTGCGGAAGTAAAAGCCGTGAAAGCCATCCAAAAACACGGGATGAATATTAAGGGAAAAGAAAAAAATCCTCAAATTGATGAAGCTTTTATGTTATTGGGCAAAGCCCGTTATTTCGACAATCGTTTTATTCCCGCATTAGAGGCGTTTAATTATATTTTGTTTAAATACCCTGCAAGTAACAATATTAACTTAGCAAAAATTTGGCGAGCCAAAACCAATCTTCGCCTCCAAAACGAAGACATAGCGATTAAAAACCTGAAGAGACTTATTGAATTAGAAGACTTGTCCAAATACGATATCGTTGAAGCATCCTCGACCTTAGCACAAGCTTACATTACAACCAAAGCCTTGGACAGTGCGATTACCCAGTTACAAGTGGCATCGCAGCTGACGAAAAATAACGAACAACGTGGGCGTTTACATTTTATAGAAGGTCAGCTCTATTCCGCTTTAGGGAAAAAAGACAGTGCCAACCTTGCGTTTGATAAAGTGATTGACCTCAATCGGAGATCACCAAGAGCCTATATGATTAGTGCGCATTTAGAGAAAGTCAAAAATTTTGACCTCAAAAACGGTGATAAACTTGAACTTCAAGAGCTGTTAGAAGATTTGGAAACCAACAGAGAAAACAGACCTTTCTTAGATAAAATCTACCATCAAATCGCGAAGTATCAACTTCAGAACGAATCGGATTCAACAGCCATATCCTATTTCAATAAATCGCTGCGAACCAATTCCGAAGATGACTATTTGAAAGCGGTAAACTATCAAACCTTAGGAGATTTAAACTTTGATTATTCGGAGTACAGTTTGGCAGGATCTTATTATGACAGCACCTTATTAAGCCTTAAAGAAAACAGCAAATCGTTTCGCGCCATTAAACGTAAACGAGAGAATTTAGAGGATGTCATTTATTACGAATCCATTGCTCAAGATAATGACAGTATTTTAAGTGTTGTAGCCATGTCAGACGCTGATAAAGAAGTGTACTTCCAATCCTATATTGAGACCTTAAAACTAGAAGAAGAAGTATCAGAAAAAGTAGCTGCTTCCACTGGAAATTCTTTTGGAGCCTCTCAAAATGCAGTCACAAAAAAGGGAAAATCCTTTTATTTTTACAACCCAACAACTGTGGCATTTGGCAAAAATGAATTTATTAGAATATGGGGCGATCGCGCTTTAGAAACCAATTGGCGTTGGTCTAGTAAATCTGCACAATCTGACACAGAAACAACGGATGAAATAGAAAAGGCTGCAGAAGCCGCGGAAGAGGAAGAACAAAAACGTTATTCAGTGGATTATTATCTAGCGCAAATCCCAACCGAAGAAAAAGTATTGGACAGCATCGCTAAAGAACGCAATTTTGCCTATTACCAATTGGGACTTATATATAAAGACAAGTTTAAGGAGTATAAACGCGCACAGAATAAGCTCGAATACTTATTGAAACAAAACCCTGAAGAGCGCCTTGTGTTGCCAGCAAAATACAACCTCTACAAATTATATGCGCTGTTAGATTTGAAGCGCTTGCAAGCACTTGCCAAAAGCGATATTATTGAGAACTTCCCAGATTCTCGATATGCTGAAATTTTGTTAAACCCAGAATCAGCCTTGTTAAATAACGAAAATAGCCCCGAAACACTTTACAATAATTTATATGCGCAGTTTGAGTTGGGAGAATACCAACAGGTCATTGATGGGTGCGATCTACAAATTATTAGACTTGATGGCGATCAAATTGTACCCAAGCTAGAACTTTTAAAAGTAACCTCCAAAGCTCGGTTGTTTGGTTTTGAGGCTTATAAAGAAGGACTCAACTTTGTAGCCTTAAACTACCCAAGCAGCATCGAAGGGAAAAAAGCCGCTCAAATGTACGAAACAGTCATTCCACAGCTAGAAAGTGTGGAGTTTGTTCAGGACTCAACCCAAACGAATTTCAAAACTATTTTTAAATTTGAAGCGTCAGAAACCGATGAAATCAAGGCGTTTGATGAATCCTTAAGCACTGCTATTGAAGATATTGACTATTTTAAATTGAGCATTTCAAAAGACCGTTACGATACAAACACTATATTTGTAGTGGTTCATGGACTAAAAAGTGTCCAAGGTGCCTTTGGATTTGCTGAAATATTAAAAAACAAAAATGACTTTATAATATCTAAACCATTTTTTGGAATTTCTTCCAAAAATTATCAAACCGTTCAAATACATAAAAACCTAGAAGCCTACCTAGAAACCATTAATTAA
- a CDS encoding bactofilin family protein — MFTENKKSNSNTFSQQNTIAQGTTFTGDLISEGDFRIEGIINGSLNTSGKVVIGKTGSVEGFLTCANADVEGKFKGTLNVSDTLNLRSSAYIDGEVQIGKLSVEPGATFNASCLMKGSVKELKNETKVDTSQNNSKSGQSA; from the coding sequence ATGTTTACAGAGAACAAAAAATCAAATTCGAATACATTTTCGCAACAAAATACCATCGCTCAAGGGACCACCTTTACGGGCGATTTAATCAGCGAAGGCGACTTTCGTATCGAAGGGATTATCAACGGATCATTGAATACTTCAGGGAAAGTTGTCATCGGGAAAACAGGTTCGGTTGAAGGCTTTTTAACTTGTGCTAATGCGGATGTGGAAGGGAAGTTCAAAGGGACGTTAAACGTTTCCGACACGCTTAACTTACGTTCTTCTGCATATATAGATGGGGAAGTGCAAATAGGGAAACTATCTGTGGAGCCTGGTGCAACCTTTAACGCAAGCTGTCTTATGAAAGGTTCTGTAAAAGAATTGAAAAACGAAACAAAAGTAGACACATCTCAAAACAATTCAAAAAGTGGACAATCCGCTTAA
- a CDS encoding AtpZ/AtpI family protein, producing MDNPLKQLGILSAIGVQMAAIIAVGTFVGVKLDEKHPNDTNLFTLIGTLFSVILSIYFVIRRVISASKDDK from the coding sequence GTGGACAATCCGCTTAAACAACTCGGAATTCTATCTGCGATAGGTGTTCAGATGGCAGCAATCATTGCTGTAGGGACATTTGTAGGGGTCAAGCTCGATGAAAAACACCCTAACGACACTAATCTTTTTACGTTAATAGGCACTTTATTTTCAGTAATCCTATCAATTTATTTTGTGATAAGACGTGTTATTTCGGCTTCAAAAGATGATAAATAA
- the atpB gene encoding F0F1 ATP synthase subunit A — MNSFRTVLFSTLFLAISFVGFAKENEPTQDDAPFDPKAMILHHVKDAHEFHLWDWKGTPVSLSLPIILWTDNGITTFSSSQFHHDDEGKTIVQANGGSFVKLHEKIYQLEAGATAVAYDAEHHPTNAHKPLNFSITRNVFMMWVSVALLLLIFLTTARSYKKSKDGVPTGIAGFMEPLIVFVRDEIGKPMIGEHKYKKYMPYLLTIFFFIWINNIFGLIPILNGANLSGNIAFTFTLAMFTFIITTFSGNKNYWKHIFWMPGVPVPMKIFLMPIEIIGMFVKPISLMIRLFANITAGHVIILALMSLIFVFKSVAIAPVSVAFSLFITVIEIIVTAIQAYIFTILSALYFGMATEEEH; from the coding sequence TTGAACTCCTTTAGAACCGTATTATTCTCAACATTATTTTTAGCAATTTCTTTTGTGGGTTTTGCCAAGGAAAACGAACCAACTCAAGATGATGCGCCTTTTGATCCAAAAGCGATGATTTTACATCACGTAAAGGATGCGCATGAGTTTCATTTATGGGACTGGAAAGGAACCCCTGTATCACTATCATTACCAATTATATTGTGGACAGACAATGGGATAACAACATTTTCTTCAAGTCAATTTCACCATGATGATGAAGGTAAAACAATTGTGCAAGCAAACGGTGGGAGCTTTGTTAAATTACACGAAAAAATTTATCAATTAGAGGCCGGCGCTACTGCCGTCGCTTATGATGCAGAACACCACCCAACAAATGCACATAAACCTCTAAATTTTTCAATTACCAGAAACGTATTTATGATGTGGGTTTCTGTGGCACTGCTATTATTGATATTCTTAACAACTGCAAGAAGCTACAAAAAGTCTAAAGATGGTGTCCCAACAGGGATTGCTGGATTTATGGAGCCCTTAATTGTATTTGTAAGAGATGAAATTGGCAAACCAATGATTGGTGAGCACAAGTATAAAAAATACATGCCTTATTTGTTAACCATCTTTTTCTTTATTTGGATCAATAACATTTTTGGGTTGATTCCAATTTTAAATGGAGCCAACTTAAGTGGTAACATAGCCTTTACGTTTACACTCGCAATGTTTACATTTATAATTACAACGTTTAGTGGTAACAAAAATTACTGGAAACACATCTTTTGGATGCCAGGAGTTCCTGTGCCAATGAAAATATTTTTAATGCCTATTGAGATTATTGGAATGTTCGTCAAACCAATCTCGTTAATGATTCGTTTGTTTGCCAACATTACAGCAGGACACGTTATCATATTGGCATTGATGTCATTAATATTTGTATTTAAGTCGGTTGCGATTGCTCCCGTCTCTGTAGCGTTTTCGTTATTTATTACAGTAATCGAAATTATTGTTACAGCAATACAAGCGTATATATTTACAATATTGTCAGCCCTCTATTTTGGAATGGCAACAGAAGAAGAACATTAA
- the atpE gene encoding ATP synthase F0 subunit C — MTTITGIAAIGAGLAAIGAGVGIGKIGGSAMDAMARQPEMHGKIQSSALILAAFVEAVALFGVVVAFLQG; from the coding sequence ATGACTACTATTACAGGAATTGCAGCTATTGGAGCTGGTTTAGCAGCTATTGGAGCTGGTGTTGGTATTGGTAAAATTGGTGGATCTGCCATGGATGCTATGGCACGTCAACCAGAAATGCACGGAAAAATTCAATCTTCTGCATTAATTTTAGCAGCCTTCGTAGAGGCGGTAGCACTCTTTGGAGTTGTTGTTGCTTTTTTACAAGGGTAA
- a CDS encoding F0F1 ATP synthase subunit B: MDLITPEFGLVFWTAITFIILLVILRKFAWNPILGAVSEREEGIKTALASAENARKEMENLTADNDRILQEARAERQAMLKEARELKSSMIESAKTEAKEEANKLVAQAQAAIESEKKAAIADLKSVVAELSISIAEAVVREELSDKAKQEKLVESMLENATLN; this comes from the coding sequence ATGGATTTAATTACACCGGAATTTGGATTGGTATTTTGGACGGCAATAACGTTCATTATTCTATTAGTGATTTTAAGAAAATTTGCTTGGAATCCAATTTTAGGAGCTGTTAGCGAGCGTGAAGAAGGTATCAAAACCGCTCTAGCATCTGCTGAAAATGCGCGTAAAGAAATGGAGAATCTTACTGCAGATAACGACCGTATTTTGCAAGAAGCCCGTGCCGAACGTCAAGCCATGCTTAAAGAAGCACGTGAGTTAAAAAGCAGTATGATTGAATCTGCAAAAACAGAAGCAAAAGAAGAAGCTAATAAATTAGTAGCACAAGCACAAGCCGCTATCGAATCTGAAAAGAAAGCCGCTATTGCCGATTTAAAATCAGTGGTTGCAGAACTTTCAATTTCTATTGCAGAAGCAGTGGTTCGTGAAGAGCTTTCAGACAAAGCGAAACAAGAAAAATTAGTGGAATCAATGTTGGAAAACGCTACCCTAAACTAA
- the atpH gene encoding ATP synthase F1 subunit delta produces the protein MAGTRAAIRYAKAVLSLASDNKQAAAVQADMTLIGQAIADNASLEAALKSPVVKLSEKADVLKAVFPSVSSESKSLFNILVTNKRVDILGQVATQFGILYDLANNKENAFVTTAIPMTSELEAKVMAKLKTLTTKEVTLSNSVDENILGGFILRVGDQQYDASVSNQLNTLKRKFTIN, from the coding sequence ATGGCAGGAACAAGAGCAGCAATAAGATATGCAAAAGCCGTATTAAGCTTAGCATCAGATAACAAACAAGCAGCGGCAGTCCAGGCAGATATGACCCTTATCGGTCAAGCAATTGCAGACAATGCTTCTTTGGAAGCAGCGCTCAAAAGCCCTGTGGTCAAACTATCTGAAAAAGCAGATGTATTGAAAGCTGTATTTCCTTCTGTAAGTTCAGAAAGTAAATCGTTGTTTAATATTCTTGTAACCAACAAAAGAGTCGATATTCTAGGTCAAGTAGCTACCCAATTCGGGATTCTATACGATCTAGCAAACAATAAAGAAAATGCCTTTGTAACCACCGCCATCCCGATGACTTCTGAATTAGAAGCCAAAGTCATGGCAAAGCTTAAAACCTTAACCACAAAGGAAGTGACCCTTAGCAATTCTGTAGATGAAAACATCCTTGGTGGGTTCATTTTACGAGTTGGAGATCAACAATACGATGCGAGTGTTTCGAATCAATTAAATACGTTAAAACGTAAATTTACAATTAACTAA
- the atpA gene encoding F0F1 ATP synthase subunit alpha, whose translation MAEVKAAEISAILKQQLSGFEATASLDEVGTVLTVGDGIVRAYGLSNAEYGELVQFEGDLEGIVLNLEEDNVGIVLLGASNVIKEGSIVKRTGRIASINVGEGIVGRVVDTLGAPIDGKGPIEGKLYEMPLERKAPGVIFREPVTEPLQTGIKSIDAMIPVGRGQRELVIGDRQTGKTAVCIDTILNQKEFYDAGEPVYCIYVAVGQKASTVALIAKTLEEKGALAYTTIVAANASDPAPMQVYAPFAGAAIGEFFRDTGRPALIVYDDLSKQAVAYREVSLLLRRPPGREAYPGDVFYLHSRLLERAAKVINNDEIAKDMNDLPDSLKPIVKGGGSLTALPIIETQAGDVSAYIPTNVISITDGQIFLDGDLFNSGVRPAINVGISVSRVGGNAQIKAMKKVSGTLKLDQAQFRELEAFAKFGSDLDAVTLNVIEKGRRNVEILKQAQNDPFKVEDQVAIIFAGSKNLLRAVPVNKVKEFETEYIEFLRAKHSDVLATLKSGKLTDEVTDTLTAVAKELSGKYKD comes from the coding sequence ATGGCAGAAGTAAAAGCAGCTGAAATATCAGCAATTTTAAAACAACAACTTTCAGGTTTCGAAGCAACAGCTTCCTTAGATGAGGTAGGAACTGTATTAACTGTAGGGGATGGTATTGTGCGTGCATACGGACTTTCCAATGCAGAATATGGCGAACTTGTACAATTTGAAGGCGATCTTGAAGGGATTGTATTAAACCTTGAAGAAGACAATGTTGGTATCGTACTTTTAGGCGCTTCTAACGTCATAAAAGAAGGTTCTATTGTAAAACGTACCGGACGTATTGCTTCCATCAATGTTGGTGAAGGAATTGTTGGCCGTGTGGTAGATACACTTGGTGCACCGATTGACGGTAAAGGCCCTATTGAAGGGAAACTTTACGAAATGCCTTTAGAGCGTAAAGCACCCGGGGTTATTTTTCGTGAGCCTGTAACTGAGCCTTTACAAACAGGTATCAAATCCATTGACGCCATGATCCCAGTAGGACGTGGACAACGTGAGTTGGTGATTGGTGACAGACAAACCGGTAAAACGGCCGTTTGTATTGATACCATCTTAAATCAAAAAGAATTTTACGATGCAGGGGAACCTGTATATTGTATCTATGTAGCTGTTGGACAAAAAGCGTCAACAGTGGCATTGATTGCTAAAACATTGGAAGAAAAAGGAGCCTTAGCATACACGACAATTGTCGCAGCAAATGCTTCGGATCCAGCACCAATGCAAGTATATGCACCCTTTGCAGGCGCCGCTATTGGTGAATTTTTCAGAGATACGGGTCGTCCAGCATTGATTGTCTATGACGATTTATCAAAACAAGCCGTTGCTTACCGTGAAGTATCACTTTTATTACGTCGTCCTCCGGGACGTGAGGCGTATCCAGGAGATGTATTTTACTTACACTCCCGTTTATTAGAGCGTGCAGCAAAAGTCATCAACAACGATGAAATTGCAAAAGACATGAACGACTTACCAGACTCCTTAAAGCCAATTGTAAAAGGAGGAGGTTCTTTAACAGCCCTTCCAATTATTGAAACACAAGCAGGCGATGTATCTGCTTATATTCCAACCAACGTAATTTCGATTACGGATGGTCAGATTTTCTTAGATGGTGATTTGTTTAATTCTGGTGTTCGTCCAGCAATTAACGTCGGTATTTCGGTATCTCGTGTGGGTGGAAATGCACAGATTAAAGCGATGAAAAAAGTATCTGGAACCTTAAAATTAGACCAGGCTCAATTCCGTGAATTGGAAGCCTTTGCTAAGTTTGGATCTGATTTAGATGCCGTCACTTTAAATGTGATTGAAAAAGGAAGACGTAACGTTGAAATTTTGAAGCAAGCACAAAACGATCCTTTCAAAGTAGAAGATCAAGTTGCAATTATTTTTGCAGGATCTAAAAACTTGTTAAGAGCCGTGCCTGTCAACAAAGTAAAAGAATTTGAAACGGAATACATCGAGTTTTTAAGAGCCAAGCACAGCGATGTGTTAGCAACCTTAAAATCAGGTAAATTAACAGACGAAGTTACAGATACGTTAACAGCAGTTGCAAAAGAATTATCAGGAAAGTATAAAGATTAA
- a CDS encoding four helix bundle protein: MLKSGTSIGANTREAQRGVSKKDFKNKFGIALKEADETKYWLEILEATGREVPTEMMNKCEELIRILVAIIKNS; the protein is encoded by the coding sequence TTGCTAAAAAGCGGAACGAGTATTGGAGCCAATACAAGAGAAGCTCAAAGAGGAGTTAGTAAAAAGGACTTTAAAAATAAATTTGGAATTGCTTTAAAGGAAGCTGATGAGACCAAATATTGGTTAGAAATTCTTGAAGCTACAGGAAGAGAAGTTCCAACAGAAATGATGAATAAGTGTGAAGAGTTAATAAGAATTTTAGTAGCAATCATTAAAAACTCATAA
- the atpG gene encoding ATP synthase F1 subunit gamma — protein sequence MANLKEIRNRIASVSSTMQITSAMKMVSAAKLKKAQDAITAMRPYANKLTELLQNLSATLDADSGSKYSEQREIKNVLIVAITSNRGLCGAFNSNIIKRATAVAESYDANVSVVAIGKKANDALSKNFEIISNQSPVYDDLTFDNVAAIAEMLMEQFESKAFDKIEVIYNKFKNAATQEIMTEQFLPIEPLEGDTNGNLDYIFEPSKEEIVETLIPKSLKTQLYKSIRDSFASEHGARMTAMHKATDNATELRDQLKLTYNKARQASITNEILEIVGGAEALNG from the coding sequence ATGGCAAATTTAAAAGAAATCCGAAATAGAATAGCATCCGTATCTTCAACGATGCAGATTACAAGTGCCATGAAAATGGTATCGGCTGCTAAGTTGAAAAAAGCACAAGATGCCATCACAGCGATGCGTCCTTATGCTAATAAATTAACGGAGCTTTTACAAAACCTAAGTGCCACTTTGGACGCCGATTCTGGTAGTAAATATTCAGAACAACGCGAAATCAAAAACGTGCTTATTGTAGCCATTACTTCCAACAGAGGGTTGTGTGGTGCGTTCAATTCCAATATTATCAAGAGAGCAACGGCAGTAGCGGAAAGTTACGATGCCAATGTATCTGTGGTAGCCATTGGAAAAAAAGCGAATGATGCCCTCTCAAAAAACTTTGAGATCATTTCCAATCAGAGTCCTGTTTATGACGATTTAACATTTGACAATGTTGCTGCAATTGCAGAGATGCTCATGGAGCAATTTGAATCCAAAGCATTTGACAAGATTGAAGTTATTTATAATAAATTCAAAAATGCAGCGACTCAAGAAATCATGACCGAGCAGTTTTTGCCAATTGAGCCCTTAGAAGGGGATACCAATGGAAACCTCGATTATATTTTTGAACCGTCTAAAGAAGAGATTGTAGAGACCTTAATTCCAAAGTCGTTAAAGACACAATTGTACAAGTCCATACGTGACAGTTTTGCAAGCGAGCACGGCGCCCGAATGACTGCGATGCACAAAGCAACCGACAATGCTACGGAGCTCAGAGATCAGCTTAAATTGACGTACAACAAAGCACGTCAAGCATCCATTACCAATGAGATTTTAGAAATTGTTGGTGGGGCGGAAGCTTTGAATGGCTAG